Proteins encoded within one genomic window of Ranitomeya variabilis isolate aRanVar5 chromosome 4, aRanVar5.hap1, whole genome shotgun sequence:
- the LOC143768232 gene encoding uncharacterized protein LOC143768232, whose protein sequence is MDMERDKMAERILHLTLEILLRLTGEDYTVVKKTSSERCQDPVSEGLGRPLSPITGPPPHPLIHEDINDQKILELTYKMIELLTGQVPIRCQDVAVYFSMEEWEYLAGHKDVYKDIIMEVPQPLTSPVLSSRRTTPERCPNPLLPQDYKQEDPNVPQDHQVLTDREFTNKPSKARQADSTTLPDTPCPLLLLEAPALEDVPPGDEKERQQLGYSPMT, encoded by the exons atggatatggaaagagacaagatggcggagaggatactacacctcaccctagagatcctcctccggcttactggagag gattacacagtagtgaagaagacctctagtgaacgctgtcaggaccctgtgtctgagggattgggaagacccctgagcccaatcactggacctccacctcaccccctgatacatgaggacatcaatgaccagaagatcctagaactcacctacaagatgattgaactgctgactggacag gttcctataaggtgtcaggatgtcgccgtctatttctccatggaggagtgggagtatttagcaggacacaaagatgtatacaaggacatcataatggaggttccccagcccctcacatcaccag ttctatccagtaggaggacaacaccagagagatgtcccaatcctcttcttccacaggactataaacaagaagatcccaatgttcctcaggatcatcag GTCCTGACAGATAGAGAGTTCACCAATAAACCATCTAAAGCCCGCCAGGCAGATTCCACAACTCTACCGGACACTCCATGCCCGCTGCTTTTGCTTGAGGCACCAGCTCTCGAAGACGTTCCTCCTGGAGATGAGAAAGAGCGACAACAACTGGGTTACTCTCCAATGACCTGA